A single region of the Vicia villosa cultivar HV-30 ecotype Madison, WI linkage group LG4, Vvil1.0, whole genome shotgun sequence genome encodes:
- the LOC131597764 gene encoding uncharacterized protein LOC131597764 has translation MKLALGAKNKFAFNDGSITPLDLDDLNRSAWERCNCLVHSWIMNFVTPPISQTTVFLENALEVWNDIQERFAKTDRICVSNLRLEINNLKQCSKFVLDYFTEIRGLWEKLNSHRPLMACTCIHQCRCQAMRSARDFRIEDQVIQFLTGLNDKFSVIKTQVLLMDPLPSINNIYFMVIQEESHTIYLLAKHDPSLALEEVNTLVNAYDSRKYPDQSKASSHNGGSQSSKGDNILCTFCNRTGYIVEVCYRKHGFPPNFGKKQVPANATTTNNGDNTVIAHNGEKGVFNNQNINISQEQYSQLISLLQQTNLTPHASSSNKTSTSNHISTSLTHSGHTSYELSGNSYSLIASCSTQNKSQFWIIDSGANDHVCSSINWFSPCHNIQPVSVFLPNGSIVIANQAGTVKISPELCINNVLNTSYFSLNLLSVSRLCASNHCVFQFFADKCVIQDLTSQKMIGLASQIEGLYKLKIDDGWLAKNFSLKSKIHNFPYIILLYLVPALTIVT, from the coding sequence ATGAAACTTGCTCTTGGTGCTAAGAACAAGTTTGCATTCAACGATGGTTCCATTACTCCACTCGACCTAGATGATCTTAATCGTAGTGCTTGGGAACGATGCAATTGCTTAGTTCATTCATGGATCATGAATTTTGTTACACCTCCAATTTCTCAAACGACCGTGTTCTTGGAAAACGCTCTTGAAGTTTGGAATGATATTCAAGAACGTTTTGCCAAAACTGATCGAATTTGTGTCTCTAATCTTCGTCTTGAGATCAATAATCTCAAACAATGTTCGAAATTCGTGCTTGATTACTTCACAGAAATACGTGGATTGTGGGAAAAGTTGAACTCTCATAGACCACTCATGGCATGTACATGCATCCATCAGTGCAGATGCCAAGCTATGAGATCTGCAAGAGATTTTCGCATTGAAGATCAGGTAATTCAATTTCTTACTGGATTAAATGATAAATTTTCTGTTATCAAAACTCAGGTTCTTTTGATGGATCCGCTACCATCCATCAACAATATCTATTTTATGGTTATTCAAGAAGAAAGCCACACTATTTATCTTCTTGCTAAACATGATCCATCTTTAGCTCTTGAAGAAGTGAACACTCTAGTTAATGCTTATGATTCAAGAAAGTATCCTGATCAAAGTAAGGCTTCGAGCCACAATGGTGGATCTCAAAGTTCTAAGGGAGACAACATATTATGCACCTTTTGCAATAGAACAGGTTATATAGTGGAGGTTTGCTATAGGAAACACGGATTCCCTCCAAATTTTGGTAAGAAACAAGTTCCTGCTAATGCTACTACTACCAATAATGGAGATAACACAGTCATTGCTCACAATGGTGAAAAAGGTGTCTTCAATAACCAAAATATAAATATTTCTCAAGAGCAATATTCTCAGTTGATTAGCTTGTTGCAGCAAACAAACTTGACTCCTCATGCCTCTAGTTCCAATAAGACCTCCACTTCCAATCATATTTCCACTTCTCTAACTCATTCTGGTCATACATCATATGAGTTATCAGGTAATTCATATTCTTTGATAGCTTCTTGTTCTACTCAAAATAAGTCACAATTCTGGATCATTGATTCTGGTGCCAATGATCATGTATGTTCCTCTATTAATTGGTTTAGCCCTTGTCACAACATCCAGCCAGTTAGTGTTTTTTTACCTAATGGCTCTATAGTTATAGCTAATCAAGCTGGTACCGTCAAAATTTCACCTGAATTATGCATTAACAATGTTCTAAACACCTCTTATTTCTCTCTTAATTTGTTATCTGTGTCAAGATTATGTGCTTCTAACCATTGTGTCTTTCAATTTTTTGCTGACAAATGTGTTATTCAAGACCTGACATCCCAGAAGATGATTGGTTTGGCTAGTCAGATTGAAGGGCTATACAAACTGAAGATTGATGATGGTTGGCTTGCTAAGAACTTTTCCCTTAAATCCAAAATCCATAACTTTCCCTATATCATTCTGTTGTATCTAGTACCAGCATTAACAATTGTAACGTGA
- the LOC131597766 gene encoding chitinase 2-like gives MSSEADIAAVVKPTIFREYISGSLDAFPARIINKDIIEFHFILGFAKDTYLEDGTGTGAFTRNWNFNTFGPEKVLNLKIDHTNVKVVISIGGQGREDKFNPQNKEDWIVNAKSSIKDLILDYKISGPSVSFYTIDGIDINYAYMESNADDFAYCIGKVITQLKDDPDVSISLNVVSIAPTKDLQPHYLALYRENQEKIDWINYKFYNQYFPSEDEFVKLFKQLIYEYGTPFKLLPGVSTNTINPSLMKTDLFVNGCTILLQTASLPGVFVWDANTSEPTYSLEGQLQDLFTKDFSKE, from the coding sequence ATGTCATCAGAAGCTGATATCGCCGCCGTTGTGAAGCCTACTATTTTCAGAGAGTACATCTCAGGTAGTTTAGATGCTTTTCCTGCAAGAATAATCAACAAGGACATTATTGAATTCCACTTCATTCTGGGCTTTGCCAAAGATACGTATCTTGAAGACGGAACAGGCACAGGAGCATTCACCCGCAATTGGAACTTTAATACCTTTGGCCCAGAAAAAGTGTTGAATCTCAAGATAGATCATACGAATGTGAAAGTTGTAATAAGCATAGGAGGCCAAGGCCGTGAAGATAAATTCAACCCTCAGAATAAAGAAGACTGGATTGTGAATGCCAAATCATcaatcaaagatctaattcttgACTACAAGATTAGTGGCCCATCGGTCAGCTTTTACACGATTGACGGTATTGATATTAACTATGCATACATGGAGTCCAATGCGGATGACTTTGCCTACTGCATAGGGAAGGTCATAACACAACTCAAGGATGATCCCGACGTTTCCATCTCCTTGAATGTGGTGTCCATTGCTCCAACAAAGGATCTCCAACCCCACTACCTCGCACTGTATCGAGAAAACCAAGAGAAAATTGATTGGATTAACTACAAGTTCTACAATCAGTATTTTCCTTCAGAGGATGAGTTTGTAAAGCTCTTTAAACAACTAATTTATGAATATGGCACCCCGTTTAAACTCTTGCCAGgagtcagcaccaataccattaATCCATCTCTAATGAAAACTGATCTCTTTGTTAATGGATGCACAATTCTCCTTCAAACTGCATCACTTCCGGGAGTTTTTGTTTGGGATGCTAATACCTCGGAACCCACGTATTCACTTGAGGGACAGCTTCAAGATCTCTTTACTAAAGACTTTAGTAAAGAGTGA
- the LOC131599603 gene encoding chitinase 2-like, with the protein MSSDPDIDADVKPTIFREYIGMEDNIDDFPANMINDNIKEFHFILGFATELYVDGKGTGEFNRTWSIENFSPENVAKLKKLHRQVKVVISIGGIGHEYQFNPQNNEDWITNAVSSIKEIILDYENEVIIDENIIDGIDINYENITSSVDDFSNCIGQVIQKLKEDPDVSKSMKIVSIAPTELLQPHYLKLYLVSKDNIDWIDYKFYNQYFSSRDEFVSLFKKLVTDYDTEFKLLAGVSTYTGIPSESQGLIVDGCKYLLSRASLAGVFVLDANASAPAYSLERQLQELLTKE; encoded by the coding sequence aTGTCATCAGATCCTGATATCGATGCCGATGTGAAGCCTACCATTTTCCGAGAGTACATTGGCATGGAAGATAATATAGATGATTTTCCTGCAAACATGATCAACGACAACATCAAAGAATTCCACTTCATTCTGGGCTTTGCAACCGAGTTGTATGTTGATGGAAAAGGCACAGGAGAATTTAACCGCACTTGGAGCATTGAGAACTTTAGCCCAGAAAATGTGGCTAAACTCAAGAAACTGCATAGGCAAGTGAAAGTGGTAATAAGCATAGGAGGCATTGGCCATGAATATCAATTCAACCCTCAGAATAATGAAGACTGGATTACGAATGCCGTATCATCAATCAAAGAGATCATCCTAGACTACGAGAACGAAGTCATTATCGATGAAAACATAATTGACGGTATTGATATTAACTATGAAAACATCACTTCCAGTGTCGACGACTTTTCAAACTGCATAGGGCAGGTCATACAAAAACTCAAGGAAGATCCGGATGTTTCCAAATCCATGAAAATAGTGTCCATTGCTCCAACAGAGTTACTCCAACCCCACTACCTCAAACTGTATCTAGTCAGCAAAGACAATATTGACTGGATTGACTACAAGTTCTACAATCAGTATTTTTCCTCAAGGGATGAATTTGTAAGTCTTTTTAAGAAACTAGTTACTGATTATGATACGGAGTTTAAACTCTTGGCAGGAGTCAGCACCTATACAGGTATTCCATCTGAATCACAAGGTTTAATTGTTGACGGATGTAAATACCTCCTTAGCCGTGCATCACTAGCTGGAGTTTTTGTTTTGGATGCTAATGCCTCTGCCCCCGCATATTCACTTGAGAGACAGCTTCAAGAACTCCTTACTAAAGAGTGA